A genomic window from Sceloporus undulatus isolate JIND9_A2432 ecotype Alabama chromosome 9, SceUnd_v1.1, whole genome shotgun sequence includes:
- the TMEM151A gene encoding transmembrane protein 151A gives MPGEEAGQQQQQHPQHQQPGAGERPTLHPDGGPPREEQRPLKQSLSSSLCRESHWKCLVLTLLMYGCFGVMAWCRLSTVTRLNYDSSYQGASVVYHDSPCSNGYIYIPLAFLGMLYVVYLVECWHRFAKGQMQYRVDTASVYEKVQRMQQATPCIWWKAISYHYIRRTRQVTRYRNGDAYTTTQVYHERVNTHVAETEFDYSGHGVKDVSKELLGLSDYPVTKLRFTKCFSFATGEAEAAYLTQRARFFGENEGLDDYMEAREGMHLKNVDFKEHMLVFPDPGRPPWYTCRWVFWLASFLLLSWPLRVLAEYRMANVHYHVEKLFGADDGPSPLDTSAAYSRRISRVNTVDMTELEWHIRSNQQLVPSYSEAVLMDSTVVAGTAYLRSCQRCRRTVSSNSLPSRGTRALYARLPFSCSRFSLGGARRCGGILRSLSGSHVGSSTETEPLESPPCYQDALYFPVLIVHGGEGCQRNGQRPGPTERASGTPL, from the exons ATGCCGGGGGAAGAGGccgggcagcagcagcagcagcatccgcAGCATCAGCAGCCAGGGGCCGGGGAGCGTCCCACCCTCCACCCGGATGGGGGGCCCCCTCGGGAGGAG CAACGCCCTCTCAAGCAATCCCTCAGCAGCTCCCTCTGCCGTGAATCCCACTGGAAATGCCTGGTCCTTACCCTTCTGATGTACGGCTGCTTCGGTGTCATGGCTTGGTGCCGCCTCTCAACAGTAACCCGCCTGAATTATGACAGCTCCTACCAGGGTGCCTCCGTAGTGTACCATGACAGCCCCTGCTCCAATGGCTACATCTACATCCCTCTGGCCTTCCTGGGCATGCTCTATGTGGTCTACCTGGTGGAGTGCTGGCATCGGTTTGCCAAGGGCCAGATGCAGTACCGTGTGGACACAGCCAGTGTCTATGAGAAAGTCCAGCGCATGCAGCAGGCCACACCGTGCATCTGGTGGAAGGCCATCAGCTACCACTACATCCGCCGCACTCGGCAGGTCACCCGTTATCGCAATGGGGATGCATACACCACCACCCAAGTCTACCACGAGCGGGTCAACACTCATGTAGCTGAGACAGAATTTGACTACTCAGGCCACGGGGTAAAGGATGTCTCCAAGGAGCTGCTGGGCCTCTCCGATTACCCAGTCACCAAGCTCCGCTTCACCAAGTGCTTCAGCTTTGCCACTGGGGAGGCAGAAGCAGCCTACCTAACCCAGCGGGCTCGGTTTTTTGGTGAAAATGAGGGCTTGGACGACTATATGGAGGCCCGTGAGGGGATGCATCTCAAGAATGTAGACTTCAAGGAGCACATGTTGGTTTTTCCTGACCCAGGACGCCCGCCTTGGTACACTTGCCGCTGGGTCTTCTGGCTCGCTTCCTTCCTGCTGCTCTCCTGGCCACTCCGAGTGCTGGCTGAATACCGCATGGCCAATGTCCATTACCATGTAGAGAAACTTTTTGGGGCAGATGATGGCCCCAGTCCTCTGGACACCTCGGCAGCTTACAGCCGGCGCATCTCCCGTGTCAACACGGTGGACATGACCGAACTGGAGTGGCACATCCGGTCCAACCAACAGCTGGTGCCCAGCTACTCAGAGGCTGTCCTCATGGACTCCACTGTGGTGGCTGGCACAGCCTACCTCCGTAGTTGCCAGCGCTGCCGCCGGACTGTCAGCAGCAATTCCCTGCCTTCCCGAGGCACCCGGGCCCTCTATGCCCGCCTCCCCTTCAGCTGCAGCCGCTTCTCACTGGGTGGCGCTCGCCGGTGTGGCGGAATCCTCCGCAGCCTGAGTGGCAGCCATGTTGGCAGCAGCACCGAGACGGAGCCTCTGGAAAGCCCCCCTTGCTACCAAGATGCTTTGTACTTTCCAGTCCTGATAGTGCATGGAGGGGAGGGCTGTCAACGTAATGGGCAAAGACCTGGCCCTACAGAGAGGGCATCAGGAACCCCACTGTGA
- the YIF1A gene encoding protein YIF1A: MAFPPGYGPPGSKHRARIPPMPQNANAPQLFDDTSSAYGLQKPGYPAPGIDMGFNQIFADPVANVAMAYGTTIASQGKDIVHKEIHRFMSINNLKYFFAVDTTYVMKKLVLLVFPYMHQNWEVRYHRDVPLTPRQDVNAPDLYIPSMAFITYILLAGMALGLQKRFSPEVLGMCASTAFVWVVIEVLALLLGLYLATVQSDLGTFDLLAYCGYKYVGMILAVVGGLIFGSNGYYIALAWASCALMYFMVRSLRMKILPSMVQEGLSRPSGRAQMYIMLAAAAFQPLILYWLTVQLVH, from the exons ATGGCTTTCCCTCCTGGCTATGGGCCGCCAG GTTCCAAACACAGGGCAAGGATCCCTCCCATGCCGCAAAACGCAAATGCACCGCAGCTGTTCGATGACACCAGTTCGGCGTATGGTCTGCAGAAGCCAGGTTACCCAGCCCCAGGGATTGACATGGGCTTCAACCAGATATTTGCTGACCCAGTGGCCAACGTTGCCATGGCCTATGGCACCACAATTGCGTCTCAGGGGAAAGACATAGTGCACAAGGAG ATCCACCGGTTCATGTCCATTAACAACCTGAAGTACTTCTTTGCAGTGGACACGACTTACGTGATGAAGAAGCTGGTTCTGTTGGTTTTCCCCTACATGCATCAG AACTGGGAGGTTCGCTACCATCGAGACGTGCCTCTTACTCCCAGACAGGATGTCAATGCACCTGACCTCTATATTCCCA GTATGGCCTTTATTACCTATATCCTGCTTGCCGGGATGGCTCTTGGCCTACAGAAAAG GTTCTCTCCGGAGGTCCTTGGAATGTGTGCAAGCACAGCCTTTGTGTGGGTGGTCATTGAGGTTCTTGCGCTCTTGCTGGGTTTGTATTTGGCAACAGTTCAGAGTGATCTGGGCACTTTTGATTTGCTTGCTTACTGTGGCTACAAATATGTTGG GATGATCCTTGCTGTGGTGGGTGGTCTGATCTTTGGCAGCAATGGCTATTATATTGCCTTGGCCTGGGCCTCTTGTGCACTTATGTATTTCATG GTACGTTCCTTACGGATGAAGATCCTCCCTTCCATGGTGCAAGAGGGCTTGAGTCGGCCGAGCGGGCGGGCGCAGATGTACATCATGCTGGCGGCTGCGGCTTTCCAGCCCCTGATTCTCTATTGGCTGACAGTGCAGCTGGTGCACTGA